From the Exiguobacterium marinum DSM 16307 genome, the window TTTTACTCAACTTTTCGAACGTGGACTCGCCTACGTCGATGAAGTCGCGGTCAACTGGTGCCCAGCGCTCGGTACGGTCCTTGCGAACGAGGAAGTCATCGATGGCTTGTCAGAGCGTGGGAACCACCCGGTCTATCGCGTGCCGATGAAGCAATGGGTGCTTCGCATCACGGAATACGCGGAGCGTTTACTTGAAGATTTGGAAGGTCTTGACTGGCCGGAGAGCGTGAAAGAGATGCAACGCAACTGGATCGGCAAATCGGTCGGTGCCGAGGTCGACTTCAAGGTCGATGGTCACGATAAGATCGTCACCGTCTTCACGACACGTCCAGATACGCTTCACGGGGCGACTTACGTGACACTCGCACCAGAGCATCCGTTCACGAAAGTGATCACGACGCCTGAACAATCGACAGCAGTCGAAGCATACATTGAAGAAGTCTCGAAGAAAACAGACCTTGAACGTACGGATCTCGCCAAAGAGAAGACGGGTGTCTTCACGGGCGCATATGCGATCAACCCGGTGAACGGCGAGAAACTTCCGATTTGGACAGCGGACTATGTCCTCTCGACATACGGGACAGGTGCGGTCATGGCCGTCCCTGGGCACGATGAGCGCGATTATGAGTTTGCGAAAACGTTCGACCTTCCAATCCGTGAAGTCGTCAAAGGTGGGAACGTGGAAGAAGCGGCTTACGTCGAAGATGGAGAGCACGTCAACTCAGGTAGCTTGAACGGACTCAATAAAGCTGATGCCATCAAGACGATCATTGAAGAACTTGAAGCTAGTGGCACAGGTCGTGCGAAGACGACATACCGTCTTCGTGACTGGTTGTTCAGCCGTCAACGTTACTGGGGCGAGCCGATTCCGGTCGTTCATATGGAAGACGGTACGATGAAGACGGTACCGGTCGAAGAGCTTCCGCTCGAACTTCCGATCATCGATGAAATCAAACCATCGGGTACGGGCGAATCACCACTTGCGAACGCAGAAGAGTGGTTGACGTACACAGACCCTGTCACTGGGGAGAAGGGTCGTCGTGAGACAAATACGATGCCACAATGGGCCGGCAGCTGCTGGTACTACATCCGTTACATCGATCCGGATAACGAGGAGATGATTGCGGACCCTGAGAAACTCAAACGTTGGCTTCCGGTCGACTTATACATCGGTGGTACGGAGCATGCCGTCCTTCACTTGCTCTATGCGCGTTTCTGGCACAAAGTCCTCTTCGATATCGGCGTTGTCCCGACGAACGAACCGTTCCAAAAACTCTACAACCAAGGGATGATCCTCGGTGAGAACAACGAGAAGATGTCGAAATCTCGTGGGAATGTCGTCAACCCGGATGATATCGTGAAGTCACACGGTGCGGATACGCTCCGTCTTTATGAAATGTTCATGGGACCACTTGATGCAGCGATCGCATGGTCGACGAATGGGCTTGACGGGGCACGTCGCTTCCTCGACCGCGTATGGCGTTTGTTCGATCAAACGAACTTCGCGGACGTGGCACCGACTGCCGACTTTGAACGCACGTATCATCAGACCGTGAAAAAAGTGACGGAAGACTACGAGGCACTTCGCTTCAACACGGCCATCTCGCAATTGATGGTCTTCGTCAATGAAGCGAACAAACAAGAGACGTTGCCGAAGTCACAAATGATCGACTTCATCAAAATGCTCTCACCGGTCGCTCCTCACTTGTCTGAAGAGTTGTGGGAGAAGATGGGCATGACTGAAGCATTGACGTATGCGGCATGGCCGACTTACGATGAGTCAAAACTTGTGAGTGACACGATTGAAGTCGTCATTCAGGTGAATGGGAAACTTCGTGCGAAAATGCACGTTTCGCGTGACGCGTCGAAAGAAGCACTCGAAGCGGAAGCACTCGGTAACGAGCGTGTCCAAGAGTTCACAGAAGGCAAGACGGTTCGTAAAGTCATTGTCGTTCCAGGGAAACTCGTCAATATTGTAGTCGGGTAACATGAAGAATGTGTGACATTGTCGCACATTCTTTTCTTTTTAGTGGGGTCATTTTCTTTTACTGGCGGTTTTGATACACTAAAGGGCGATACTGAAGTAGAAGGGGACGACATGTCCATGAAACGTTCTTATGTGCTCTATACGACACTTTGTGCTGTCGTAGTCGGCGCGGTACTTTGCTATATCTTCGTCTTTTCAG encodes:
- the leuS gene encoding leucine--tRNA ligase, whose product is MLSYFKHQEIEPKWQKRWEEKEAFKTTEDPEKDCFYVLDMFPYPSGAGLHVGHPEGYTATDIIARMKRMQGYNVLHPIGWDAFGLPAEQYALDTGNDPREFTARNIETFRRQLKDLGFSYDWDREISTTDPKYYKWTQWIFTQLFERGLAYVDEVAVNWCPALGTVLANEEVIDGLSERGNHPVYRVPMKQWVLRITEYAERLLEDLEGLDWPESVKEMQRNWIGKSVGAEVDFKVDGHDKIVTVFTTRPDTLHGATYVTLAPEHPFTKVITTPEQSTAVEAYIEEVSKKTDLERTDLAKEKTGVFTGAYAINPVNGEKLPIWTADYVLSTYGTGAVMAVPGHDERDYEFAKTFDLPIREVVKGGNVEEAAYVEDGEHVNSGSLNGLNKADAIKTIIEELEASGTGRAKTTYRLRDWLFSRQRYWGEPIPVVHMEDGTMKTVPVEELPLELPIIDEIKPSGTGESPLANAEEWLTYTDPVTGEKGRRETNTMPQWAGSCWYYIRYIDPDNEEMIADPEKLKRWLPVDLYIGGTEHAVLHLLYARFWHKVLFDIGVVPTNEPFQKLYNQGMILGENNEKMSKSRGNVVNPDDIVKSHGADTLRLYEMFMGPLDAAIAWSTNGLDGARRFLDRVWRLFDQTNFADVAPTADFERTYHQTVKKVTEDYEALRFNTAISQLMVFVNEANKQETLPKSQMIDFIKMLSPVAPHLSEELWEKMGMTEALTYAAWPTYDESKLVSDTIEVVIQVNGKLRAKMHVSRDASKEALEAEALGNERVQEFTEGKTVRKVIVVPGKLVNIVVG